gaaatgcagatttgaatctcagcctctaccgtgtggaatttgcaagtctcaggaacataaaaccttggaatgcaaggagttgaaggatgcaacctgctacggttgcaacgaaaaagggcatatcaagaccaactgccctaggAATCAGAAGAAGCCCGAAGAAGCCAAAAGAACAAATGCCTGAGTCGTCAGGATGAACTCCCGGGAGATGGTGCAGTATGATAAATATATAGCAGGACTCCGATCATTTAATACGAGATGGAAATTTGTCGTTGATACTTAAGAAAACGCTCCAACAAATCCTAGATTGATGTTTGTATCTactaggaatcactcttttctgatatcCTTATGGCAAGCTTCCAAGCTATCCAaaaattcatcaatataataaaaaaaaaatgtgacgttttgatcccctgtcaaaaagatgatgaattaggcccaaaccttaaacgccattgatggtctttcttgacctaggctaaacataatgaatatatatGTTAAATAACATTCATTGAGAATGTTAATACTATATTAGCCTATATGGTCTATaaataccatggttagtatatgttcAGACCATCGGGATAAAGAATAGCAGTTGATTGGATTGTAACTAAGAAATTATTTTATTGGCATTAGGGACCAATAACGAAAATGGCAAACTCAAATGAGACAGCCGGCGATCGTATTATGAATGATGTAACACATGCCAATGAAACTACAATTGTGAGCCTTAGAATCTCCGAAAGCGttctccaaactatggtagacgCAACTGTTGGAAAGGCTGTGAAGAAAGCTAtgaaaaagttcaaggagccCCAGGCTACTCGTTCCCAATTTTATATGGGACCACATTTCCTTACTCATCAGGAGGACCTTGTTCATACCTCAAATGCCAAAGataagctaaaaagaaaaagggagGAAAAGAACTCCCAGAGCTCTATAAAGAAGAACAAACGAAAGTCCAACCAGAAACcggtatgcaagacctgcaaggaGTGCCACtatgggaagtgcaggttcgaaccaaaatccCGATCACAACCAAGGgtatgtgggatctgcaaatcggGGGAACATACAACGTTGGACTGCGGAGACATGGAGAATGCAGTCTGCTTTGGCTGTAATGAGAAGGGCCACATCAAGAccacgtgccctaaatatgtcaaaggaaaaGCGGCTAAAGAAGGAAAGCCTAAGAATGAAAGCGCCTAAATACCTGAGCTAGTTCATAAATAATGGTCTCAGGTACTTTCCCTATCTTTTTATCAGAAAtataaatgctaagagttttattTTGGATTGGATACCAATAAACcctaagcttagcaaacttttatattatTCGCAAAGTATAACTTACCAAGGAAACCAAATTAACCGATTCTTCTAGTATCGGTAAGAAATCCTTCTGAAAAATCTAAAAGTACTCTTTCTTCGCATAGAGTACAACAACATATGTTGTTTTAATTATTTTCTTCTTTCATTGTTTTTtttctatcgcctgcgaatgccaaactatgtttggtaaaagtgccatatgaggattggcgtattctagtgtgtcccatagattacttccatgcctgatcagtatggggGTTTAATACATGGAACACCTGAGACATCCCAATGATCATATTGTACTAAAAttgactagtagtattcaaagaagatatccagaatggaattgtccaaATAAATGCTCCCGAATTTGGAATTCGTGGACTAATATGTGTCACTTGTTTGGCACAAAGAATAAtgaatgaactggagcctgagatatggaAAATCTCTGTAGTCTCCCCGTACCTTGATTATCTTCTCATAAGTTTTCCCTGCTAACCTCCTGGGAGGCAGGTAGAATAAATATTAACATCCCGCTGTGGGCTAGAGCATTGTGAAAACTCCATATTGCCATAGAACAATCGAAACcttgattaagtaagttttaaaatacaGGCTCATATAGCCTGACTCAAATATTCTGAAGGTTTTATgttattaaataagaaagacggttcatattGCTTATATATTAATGACCGCAACCCCAATTAAGCAACAACTAAGAATTGCCATAAGAtgcccaggatctaaaggcatATTGTTGGTGGATAGGcctgaaaaagtctgtagccgcttatgtagccaaatgcttgacttgtacgcaagtcaaagctgagcatcaaaagtcGTCTGGCATGGTACAACAGCCtaaacttcctgaatggaagtggaaatgtgtaacaatggattttattaccaagttacccaaaacgaggaaaggaaatgacacgatatgggttatagttgacagactgactaaatCAGCACAtctcttacccatcaaggagacttatagctccgacatgttagcctaGTTGTACGTTgctaagattgtagccttgcctAGCGTACATGTGTccattatctctgacagagataacAGATACACATCGCATTTTGGAAGAATTTCCAAcaaatctttgggcacacgtttgaatttcagtacagCTCATCATCCTTAGACAGACGGTCAGAGAGAGCGttctattcaaacgttagaagacatgctacgtacatgtgctatcgatttgggtggtagttgggataagaacctaccactaatcgaattctcctacgacaatagctaccataccagcattaaggctgcgcctttcgaggcattatacggtagaaagtgtagagcgcccgtctgttgggcggaagtcggagatgtccaattatccgGACCAGAGATAGTGTTCGAAACAATGAACAAGATTGTTCAGATTCGTGACCATCTCAAAGTTTCCCGAAATAGGCAGAAGAATTACGTAGACCCAAAAGCGTAAagcttttcacttcgaagtaggtgataaagtgttgcttaaagtatcaccctggaatgGGGTGATacgttttggtaagaaaggcaagctaagcccgagatacataggacctttcgaggttatcgaacgtgtcggaccggttgcctacaagttgaacttaccagaagagctcaatggaattcacaatatgTTCCACaactgcaatctaaagaagtgcttcacTGATGATTCATTGGTGGTCCCGCACACatatgtgcatatagatgagagcttaaagtttgtggagaagcctttgtcgagtgaagaccgacaggtgaaaaagcttcgaagaaagcatgtaccGAAAGtaaaaggttaaatgggatgcccggagaggtcccgaattcacgtgggaagttgaagccacaataaaataaaaaaatatatatacccttatttgtttgagtaaatctcgggtcgagatttattttaagggggtgaggatgtaacacctcgaaattttgggtccaataatgtgttaacacgtgtcataagtttacacgtggcattaaatattaaataaaggactaaagttcacaaaccttgaaagtatgtaaattcgagggttataaatgtcaacgaagggtaaatatacggtatagtaaccctaaacgatgctcgtaccttcgaacgaataaatcatggatcgtacggaagcgaaacgcggaagaaagtgagagattacaagctgcaagggttaattgtgtcaacatgtttaattatacctctgagtgaccctttgacgaacccgaggcttcgtaacagtaaaatacgctcactagaatatattatataaatttcgcaaagttctgttttttttaaacgagaaagttatgatcaaattcgtacgagaggggttaaaagcgtcaataatgaaagttaaggctttcagaataattaaataaactaaccagggacttaactaagcgagtaaataacacgaggcccttagcagtaaataatcaagggccaaatcgcaaagttaccccttcaaaacccgaaaggtcaagttaatgattactaaagatttcattattaattactaaagattttgttattattaccaagatttagtcatgattataaaagattcaaaaatcttgaaaaataaacctaacgcgggccgcgtaagggttcgggttaagttgaggcgggccgcgagcctatGATTGAACGCGCCTGATTTTtaaacttcaggcggcccgcgtaatatGTGTATGgttcctccatgcgggccgcgtcaggcgcccagatgcagaaacatgcttaaattggctgttcagccttctaaacgccatgagatgcatttaaatctttccaattgacccctaaacaacccctaagcattAGGAACACATGTTGGAAGGTTGTGGTTAGTTGGGGGACTTGTGTGTCAAAAGTTGTGGTGAAACTTTACTATAAAAAAGGCATACATAGTTCACAACTTAGAACACACCTCACAACACtacttctgatcattcttggagctctcaagcttccTTCTATATTCCTAAGTCTTGCAttaaacttctgtaagttgcctaaccttTTGTGGTCTCGTTTTTCAAtggttttagcttataaaccaaaccgtcgtaatgAACGGTTGTCATAGcaataattcacaaatggtccagtgaattgtcggattaaaagtagttatgagttggtatttatgtgggtaataaacccctaaaggggttccctctgatcaccgctctaactatgtcgaatgtcgagtcaaacgtgcacttaaaaagtcaacagaaagtaattttgcgatttcttgtataatctgtaatgtagctGATATGTAACTTGTTTTGATGTtcgtaaaacatgatattaagtatataaacttgtctaaacccgtttgattcggccatttgctatattgacccggttcggaaccgaaagtcgcaaaagtttgacttttgctttgactacggttctgacccgttttagtacgatatagatatgccttaggactctcttaggaccaggttacatgatggtataagcctctgtgaccggttcgttaattgtccaagtcttttacgcatttccgttaattacttaaaagttgaccgtaacgccctttataaatttaaacgagattttcggacatgtgaacggatcatgaccttggttactgaattctaactatgtccctaaaatttcatgtcaatctgaggtccagaataagagttatgccagTTAGCGCAatttgcgaaactttagtaattaaatagcgcaattagcataacgcctatctaaactcGGATTTCGACACccaaccttttactcactgatgtaaaataatattttgggatttttaaagatttttaattatttttaccttgctcataacctgcggttatggctacgattcggtaaataccgaatatgcccttttcggccataaatcgagttctataaggtcttttgacccgattccagttgctactgattttaaataataaataaagtattttagactttataaactgatcgggaaactcagattccctgtagaactctaaaacctccttaataatctttaaaatgaccgaaaagcccctacggggcgtatcaccaacttaaactcgtttcgggcatcacggaaggtatcctactgataccacaacctctttaaggcatattgaattaggaaacaagcgtaggactctcacggttacccgttgcgcctattgcgcgcacggttcggcttatgtaactagtttacataatttagccgaaacgggtcaaactatattgttttaaccccaaaatccagagtatgattgttatacccatatgaaacaagtcttcaaacttgttgggtcaaaatcacactccatccacggttttcgcctttcacgcgattaaaccgtaacaattctttaagactaaccggtctaagcttaggcttaattaaagacccgttagcattctaattggttatttataccatcgttccagactagagccttccggtaaattgtacctacgcttacttaagtgaatacggctgagttattattcttgctattttaagacaggagctagctcaggtaaatactcttaacttatttccctatacgggcttgggatacggtacaataataccgcttggtcgggtattgaatatttaatcggattgtgattaagttattgaggtaacccggtttgatctgtattgtttgaaataaaagcctttaggggttaatgaccatgtcccggatatccttgacatcattgtattataaaatggtcacgtcttatgcacggggtgtaggcatacacctgaccgctgcataagggaaacggtatctcacgctcagtgggcctatacttgtgacgtgtctgttaatcttgactcggtttctatatcgggccctgaacgtacaacgaacatgtaaatctgtatacaggATCATAAatatgattgtctcaagttataaaagattaattttgcctctgtgcattttaatcaaagtgtcaaaataatttgtgcctggtgcatctaaatcaattttcctaaactcttttcaaatgagtcagttgagtgtatttaccagtgaaaactgacgtattttcaaaagtctaagtgacaggtacaagtacgtaataggctgggagctgctcaggacattaataaggaaccttgcaagttctaggcgtctaaagtcggTTGAACAATTTCTTTGTTTTGATtcacctgtggatcctttactttccgtcgTAACACTTGATATTATTTCATATCTGGAACgtaatatattttatcttttgcttccgctgtgcattcatataattgtgtggtttgactatattgttgccaactacgtcacggtaatcccccactgggcccaccggtgatatacgtggaaatcggggtgtgacaatattaaatcctcaatgggcttttacgtgatagtaaagacccttggattatattgtactattccataattagaccccttgagtggtcttgTTAAACAGAATAatccaaaaatctagttaggaatatcatgtgatgatatagctgaaaggactccttggtggcctagttaaaaagatcatttgtcgatctaattaaaaggaccctatggtagtctagtcaccctcatcacaagtttgatattcttccccaaaacattacaaaacaaactgtgcggactgtgcaaggaattacgtaattatggatgcatacataattatggaatttagtgcacagaaaccacaacaagttttgtcatgaGTCTACagtgaaccctgttcatttccaattctgatgaagcacccgttgaagaaaaatgaactagctattcatttttcacttctgaaagaatatccgttgatggaaatgaatatccgtttgtttaatcctttcatttccatttctgaagaagcaaccgttggaaatgactccgtttgttcattttcgtttctaaagattatccgttgaggaaatgaatatccgtttgattatccttcatttccatttctgaagaagcaaccgttggaaatgactccgtttgttcattttcgtttctgaagaatatccgttgaaggaaatgaatattcgtttgattatccttcatttccatttctgaagaagcaaccgttggaaatgactccgtttgttcattttcgtttctgaagaatatccgtttgattatccttcatttccgtttctgaagaagcaactGTTGGAAATGACtctgtttgttcattttcgtttctaaagattatctgttgaggaaatgaatatccgtttgattatcctttcattCCGTTTCagaagaagcaaccgttggaaatgactccgtttgttcattttcgtttctgaagatttttccgttgatggaaatgaatatccgtttgtttaatcctttcatttatgtttctgaggaagcatctgttgaaaatgactccgtccattcattttcgtttctgaagaatgtccgttaaggaaatgataggattatcccttacatatctctggtggttatttgacacaaagtcacggaTAAACTcttacgaataaatttcgggacgaaatttcctaaagtaggggagactgtgacacctgtgtcacttcaaccatcaaacaaatacccaaccaatgaaatattgtatttcatacttgggattttgtgtaaatatgtgtatcgtttgcacatattaattcttgttcgatttcgggctctaaatcgctttctgtagagttataagcgcactgatgcgtaaatataaccagtttaatgaaacaaacactccggaatagtgacataggcttagcatacctaaaataacccttacataacttagaaataagttttggatggtttggtataccgaaatcaagtttattcgcttacagggactaaattcgacaaactgcgaaagtatgtcaatttgtactgtaacagaccctccgaaacatgatcataagttaaacacaccctaaatatcctttacatagcttagaaataggctttgaggtgttcggtgtgctaaaataaactttttggtcattcagggactaaaagtgtcaaaaagtgcacaagtttgcattttcgcgcatattttacgttctgaatacttccggacatccaaaaatttatgtaagcataaaaatattatgttttagtgtttgacttgtcaaaaatccattcgtcgcgcaatttggaccgtttttgcgttcgttacgacttccgtcgtaattaaccaaacaacgcaatcatacggccaaacgaaccgacatccggcatatttttgagcatgtttcatgttccctatactttaacttcattttacagccttgaaatgaggttaacggggcttaaacgtgtcaaaaatcaagttttaagcatgcaggggcctgttctgccaaagtTTGAAACTTTCTGCCAGTACCttaggtccttacggaccgtatggacctcttacggtccgtaaaggtgtCCCAGGTCAGCAGAAAATGGTTCCAGCTATTTCCAGCCTGTTCCAGCTGTTTTGGTGGGTTGCAAATGGTTTTCTAACTTACTAGGGACTGGTTTTGGGTGCCCATTGTATTGcaaatcagtgggtacaagtgtagGGATGAGATTTAAGCTCGggaatcgaggaacgatcctagcGGTTCTTGtttatctataaatacccaccttgccttgcccatttccctcacatttgatctgagttttctctaagtggttgtgtttgtgcacttcctacctgagattacttggaatcaaatcttgcggggaccttctgtaagtattctttcacgtttatcgttcgttttatcgttaaagtcaaactgtgtttgactttctgcattgaccagtttatggtcaacgcgaagttcgtttgaacttcataacgtgagcgtaatcacgatggttatagtccctagtgactatacctactgattaccacgttatctaggctcagtgacgagtcgtagtttcggccaaaatgcgtttcctcgcgtattttgtaaccaaactactctagggtattaaaaccgtttgttttaataccaaacctgttttctaatttTACTTAACAtattctagcatgtttagctcgtcgcttttagaattgtgcttatttagggtcgtaaaggtaagcgatctaatcaatcgcttatactttcgaacccgacccatttggtcgatcattaggatccgaccaaacactttaggcgACGATatttatatagggaataaccttccgaggttataccttatggtcacatcgtttaagtagttgtatgataagtagttcttatgccttaggaaaaattaccaaaataccctttttgcgccaaaattcattttaagcctatgtaacgtaatttttaacatctaaactgatttaacaacaatattaaacatattaaggcatatcttgcttgtcataggactagttaggcgttccgaatgcgttttacgcaaacgacgcgttaaagtggcataagctacctaaacgggtcgtaatgggtcaaaagcacttaggataggtttcgttttagtatgtaggatttgttaaaccatattacataagttcccatacttatttggtttacgaaccctcgtactacccgatcctctgataggtccgtttattaatgtagatacctatataggtgccgtttgattccgtgatcttctagctttgcttggtagttatcctaagacttctaagcaccctcaagtgagtacatagacccctcttttactatttttcaaacattttggggtgaaacacatgtgcctacttattactttcatgatttcatgcttttatatcatatacttgctatgttcattagtacactattagtacatgatttcattgtgtttttactatgtatgtttacttagtatacttagtacatcgttttacatgacatttcatgctatgtatgttcatcatacttagtacattttacatcacatgctatgtatgcccattgtgtgcatatttagtacatcgttttacaagacattttatgctttgtatcatgctatgtatgactatccgtcgcatacttagtacattgtttgtgcattcttacctatggtttggtgattacatatttcacttgaaatacatgacattttgtttacacattacttgattaacatttgacaacggtttagacatgggcaatttacattggtggtttatgtgggtaagtgatttgagtaacgagacgtgtgtaatgtgatacaagcatggtggatacgccgctggtacttcctatatataagtgcttgtattatattacatggcgtagcgttatttaaataattcatatttggacttatacatttttacacaaataacatatttttcacaagacattgttttacaaaacagtttgttttatacaaactcctttttacttggttattcagttaaccttacatcattctttttaactatacctatctatcatcgattttcaaacgtcttataaaagcaaacacttaaactggattcatgacaagtttttgttaaacattttctcaaacctaggtcatgaatcctatttttcataaaacctatgtactcaccggcatttttatgctgatgtattttcacatgtgttttaggtactatagttgatgactattgatgatgatattgatgcatgctcacataggattggacgaggccttagtgacattaaaagatgcaagactagttaattttttgttatgtttctttattgtcaagacattgtaactcatttaattcaataaaacaaaatttgtttaatccatggttgtgaaacaataattctgttacaacactccccgacgtttccgccacgttttgttgttttacgtggtcggggtgtgacacctataggcttaaagcagtggctctgataccaccttctgtcacgtcccccgacccaccctggacggaatcgggagccgcgaacagccaagtggtaccggtgattattttgaaaaatattgcagcggaaatttcatcaggaccgtgagttacgaaaaatatcagagtttagaaacatcggattttatttaaatagatggaataaattccatgttttacaagggtagcttttaatataaacttgattacataaaacaacttttcttaataattatttaattgataaatcaagccacttctgtaaacctttttggtgccgtatccaactcttattccaatctactgtaatcacctgaaacgcgttttaaaaaggttttgtcagcgggaaatactgagtgagttcattcaggttttatacaaaaacagatttgttataatttacagtattaagagcgattacaatgtttcctgatatcaaccaactacccacagtatttgtcactcgacccattggccctcccgttgtccaatggtgtctgtgactatggtcatatcaccccttggctgccccaatggtgaagattatcaagtaatgtatacaaaaccccacataccggctgtaatttggtgattacatagacttaatccctgtaactataactttgaaaataatttggagttttgtaaaacaattgataaaaagagaatgactcacattataagcatgcagtattgaattaacaagcttcatgattcAGATTCTTCTAAGAATTAgtatctactttgattgtaagtgtatggggtagagtTTAACCTATGGacaagcctgataacctaatttaagcgataatgcacacgaaactaggtaaataactaatacagcatttacgataactcacgagattaaaccctcacaacgaatgacaaagtgcgatacttaaacatccagcggattcacaacgaatgacagagtatagcccgaattcgggtgacactcaaacatcctgtcagaatcacgacgaatgacaaagtataaacccaatttgagcagcacttaaacattcattggatagtttcaatcgatcggatattgaatcaTAGCAGCGATCTAGTTAttacccggtatcgtagcagaATTCGAGCTAGTGTGTTTGGTAGTAATCAGACTATAACTCAGTGTACGAATTGTGTTTTATCGTCGTTCCAACGCCAAACTGCAAGTCCcacacccctctatttatacttaAAATTTGTCCCTCTCGCGTGTCGCGAGGGGTCACCTGGGCGGCGGCGTGTGGCGCGACGGGTCATATTTCTTTGTAGAGTTGCCACGTGTGTTTGTAGGTTAGCTGAGTCAACGGATCGAAGAATCTCGTATTTTACAACGAGTTATAAGGATAATCATcaagtagggaataccccccctgagttttaggggccctgatcctgattctaaGGGTTCTGAAAATTTTTGGAGTGGTGaaggattacttgggtgtctcaattagggtttcctattgggtaaataaaataataggtatgacttttgatgagagttgtttacaaaataaaataataaataatagttttgggtaaatcacaaaaaggaaataaaatggtgagaaaagagaatggacccactatgtcactttagggttcaactagaaaatctcctggtataaattttgggtataacttctaagctataaaaatatataatgcactcgtggtaagtatagtacccctcaTTCAACCTTATCCCTATGTCACGAGATAGAACCCAAACGAACTTAGTCAGGCAgtgccttgacatgcgttatggggctcagatcaatcggaaagggtagcagtgatcgggagttacaatacttaaaacgagacagggctttattattattattattattattattattattattattattattattattattattattatataatataaaaagaaattttgaatcaaaa
Above is a window of Helianthus annuus cultivar XRQ/B chromosome 14, HanXRQr2.0-SUNRISE, whole genome shotgun sequence DNA encoding:
- the LOC110906514 gene encoding uncharacterized protein LOC110906514; translated protein: MARSKEENSHSLENRDDERINITRGELRTLIDSAVSKAIEERFREYSETNSKASSIPHSKSVPKTHSEPHNEPPSKNEGPKKDDDRHSSNEHSVPSKKQGPITKMANSNETAGDRIMNDVTHANETTIVSLRISESVLQTMVDATVGKAVKKAMKKFKEPQATRSQFYMGPHFLTHQEDLVHTSNAKDKLKRKREEKNSQSSIKKNKRKSNQKPVCKTCKECHYGKCRFEPKSRSQPRVCGICKSGEHTTLDCGDMENAVCFGCNEKGHIKTTCPKYVKGKAAKEGKPKNESA